In the Streptomyces cinnamoneus genome, GGCCCGATCCCTTGCTGCTGGCACGCACCATGGCGGCAGCCGGGGGGCCCGGCCGTCCGGCGCCGCCTCCCCCCGGCCCCGGCGGGGAGACCCGTGCGGGGCGTGCGCCCTCCCGGGCGCTCGTCGCGGGCACGGCGGTGATGGTGCTCACGCAGCTCGTCATGATCGCGATCATGACGATGACGCCCGTCCACATGACCGCGCACGGGCACGGCACCCAGGCCGCGGGGCTCGTCATCGCCCTCCATGTGGGGGCGATGTTCCTCCCGTCCCCGCTCACGGGCCGGCTGGTCGACCGCTTCGGGCCGCCGCGGATCGCCGTCGCGTCCGGCCTCACCCTCCTCGCGGCCGGCGCCCTGGCCGCGCTGGCGCCCCCGCACTCCGTGGCCGCTCTGGCGGCGGCGCTCGTCCTGCTGGGCCTGGGCTGGAACTTCGGCCTGGTCAGCGGCACCACGATCGTCACCGAGGCGGCGCCGCCGGAGACCCGGGCCTCGACCCAGGGCATGGTGGACGTGGGCGTCGCCATCGCCGGCTCCACCGGCGGGATGGCGTCGGGCGTGGTCGTCGCCTCGGGGAGCTATGCCGTCCTGGCCGCCGGCGGGGGCGTCCTGGCCCTCCTGCTGGTGCCCCCGCTCGCGCTGGCCGCCGCCCGGCCGCGTGCCGTACCGGCGGAGGACGCCATGGGCGGACGACGCGCATGACGACGCGCCGAAAGCTTTGCATACGGAATGTGCTGCGAATCGTGGCGAGTTCACCTCCGTCGCGAACAGGTCAGCACAGAAGCGATCACGAGCACTCAAGGGGGCGCACTCCGACGCCGGACCGCTGAGGCGCGCGCCCCTGTTGTTCGCAGTCCATGGCGCGCCAATTAGCCATCTGAGAACATTATTTGAGCGTCGCTTGACCCAGAGCCTGTAAGGTAATGTGTGTGCAAAGGAGCGGCGGCTCCGTCCCGTTGACGCGGCCGCCGTCCGTTCCGAACGCAGTGGCACGCACGACGTGTGGCCGGCGGCGACGCATGGCCGCCGGCCGCGTTACTCGGGGGAGTATGTGCTGATGGAACGACGACGGTCGCCACTCGGCTCACGACGCCGGCCGGGACGGTTGGTTCCGGGCCGTACGCGTTCCCTCCTTTACCACGACGCCGTGGTGACACACCCCCCGTCGTAGCCGTGGCCGGCGTCCGGTCCGGACCGCTGCCCCGCGTCAACGACGACGTGGCACGCGGCGGGCCGGCATGCCGTCCGCCCCGCCGCCCCCACCCCGACATCCAATGCTGACCTTGAACACACCGCGCCCTCCGCATCTTCGGGGGCGCAGGAGAAAGGCCACCATGAAGTCCCTGGTAGACAACGCCCGATCCTTCGCGACGCACGTGGCCGAACGGGCCGACACGTTCCGCGCCTTCGCGGAAGGCCAGGCCCCGGAAGTCCTCTTCATCACCTGCTCCGACTCCCGCGTGGTGCCGTCACTGATCACGGGCGCCAAGCCGGGTGAGCTGTTCGAGCTGCGCACGGCGGGCAACATCGTCCCCGAGTACAGCAGCGACCACCCCACCGGGGAGACGGCCACCATCGAGTACGCGGTGCGCGTGCTGGGCGTCCGCGACGTCATCGTGTGCGGGCACTCCCACTGCGGTGCCGTCAGCGCTCTGGTGCGGGGCGACGACCTCTCCGGGGCGCCGGCCGTGCGGGGCTGGCTGGAGCGCGCGGCGCCACGGGCGGAGCCGGCGGCCGCCGACTCC is a window encoding:
- a CDS encoding carbonic anhydrase; translation: MKSLVDNARSFATHVAERADTFRAFAEGQAPEVLFITCSDSRVVPSLITGAKPGELFELRTAGNIVPEYSSDHPTGETATIEYAVRVLGVRDVIVCGHSHCGAVSALVRGDDLSGAPAVRGWLERAAPRAEPAAADSPDLADAVQRHAVAQLERLLAHPFIAERVEEGSLSVHAWYYEVHTGAVKVHRADASEHEWFRPL
- a CDS encoding MFS transporter → MRVLAIAQILSGLGLAAGITVGALLAEEMLGSTGLAGVPTALFTAGSSLGAVAIGRLCQRRGRRPGLALGYATGAVGSLGVVVAAAAGSVPLVFVSLVVYGAGTATNLLARYAGADLASPARRGRAVSSVLFATTLGAVVGPNLVDVTGDLAHAWGVPRLAGPFLLATVAFGAAAVALGTLLRPDPLLLARTMAAAGGPGRPAPPPPGPGGETRAGRAPSRALVAGTAVMVLTQLVMIAIMTMTPVHMTAHGHGTQAAGLVIALHVGAMFLPSPLTGRLVDRFGPPRIAVASGLTLLAAGALAALAPPHSVAALAAALVLLGLGWNFGLVSGTTIVTEAAPPETRASTQGMVDVGVAIAGSTGGMASGVVVASGSYAVLAAGGGVLALLLVPPLALAAARPRAVPAEDAMGGRRA